From one Amaranthus tricolor cultivar Red isolate AtriRed21 chromosome 17, ASM2621246v1, whole genome shotgun sequence genomic stretch:
- the LOC130804165 gene encoding protein trichome birefringence-like 34, producing MGKSSYTQSHSQLLSSSSNSTRLGSIRTIFQLLTILLTTLIISILYISQDNKEPSPSLEDHARERDTLEQIQTFPKCDYLLGKWVYDNETLYPLYKENECSFMSDQLACEKFGRKDLSYQKWRWQPQNCDLLRFNATALLEKIRNKRVVYVGDSLNRGQWISMICLVDSSIPSKLKSMHTFDSLSVFTALEYNATIEFYWAPLLVESNSDDPVMHRVTERTVRTQAIEKHAKHWTHADFLIFDSYLWWRRPFLKVLWGNFERPDGIYKEVEMLRSYELALRTWSDWLEIHVNHSRTQIFWMSMSPTHERSEEWGGENGENCYNETEPIKKKDYWGSGSDPNMMRLVETEIETLKKKGINIQLINITQLSEYRKDAHPSIHRRQWEPLTQHQLSNPSGYADCIHWCLPGVPDTWNEILFTLIFTNSL from the exons atgggTAAGTCATCCTATACCCAATCCCATTCCCAATTACTAAGttcatcatcaaattcaacaagATTGGGATCAATTAGAACCATCTTTCAACTCTTAACAATACTCCTTACAACTCTTATTATTTCCATCCTTTACATCTCCCAAGATAATAAAGAACCATCCCCATCATTGGAAGACCATGCTAGAGAAAGGGATACTTTAGAACAAATACAGACATTCCCAAAATGTGATTATTTATTAGGAAAATGGGtttatgataatgaaacattATACCCTTTGTATAAGGAGAATGAGTGTAGTTTTATGTCCGATCAATTGGCTTGTGAGAAATTTGGACGTAAAGATTTGAGTTATCAGAAATGGAGATGGCAGCCTCAGAATTGTGATCTTTTAAGGTTTAATGCAACAGCTTTGTTAGAAAAGATAAGGAATAAGAGAGTTGTGTATGTTGGTGATTCATTGAATAGAGGGCAATGGATATCTATGATTTGTTTGGTTGATTCTTCTATTCCTTCAAAGCTTAAGTCTATGCATACTTTTGACTCTTTATCTGTCTTCACTGCCTTG GAATACAATGCAACAATAGAGTTCTATTGGGCTCCACTATTGGTAGAGTCAAATTCAGACGATCCAGTAATGCATAGAGTAACGGAAAGAACCGTTAGAACCCAAGCCATTGAGAAGCATGCTAAACATTGGACTCACGCTGATTTCCTTATTTTTGACTCTTATTTATGGTGGAGAAGACCCTTCCTTAAAGTTTT gtGGGGAAACTTTGAAAGGCCGGATGGAATTTACAAAGAGGTAGAAATGCTAAGAAGTTATGAATTGGCGTTGAGAACATGGTCTGATTGGTTAGAGATCCATGTCAATCATTCTAGAACTCAAATCTTTTGGATGAGTATGTCACCTACCCATGAAAG GAGTGAGGAATGGGGTGGAGAAAATGGGGAGAACTGTTACAACGAAACAGAGCCCATAAAGAAAAAAGACTACTGGGGAAGTGGATCAGACCCAAATATGATGAGATTAGTGGAGACAGAAATAGAAACTCTAAAGAAAAAGGGGATTAATATACAATTAATAAACATAACCCAATTGTCCGAATATAGAAAGGATGCTCACCCATCAATTCATCGAAGGCAGTGGGAACCTCTCACACAACATCAATTATCAAACCCCAGTGGATATGCTGATTGTATTCATTGGTGTCTTCCTGGTGTCCCCGACACGTGGAATGAAATTCTTTTTACTCTTATTTTTACTAATTCACTATGA